In the genome of Solibacillus isronensis, one region contains:
- a CDS encoding Gfo/Idh/MocA family protein — MNIGIMSFAHIHATSYATAIQRIPGTKLTAIYDTDTTRGMHASKQYDVPFFADMSVFLAEDIDVVLICSENVFHKEMVIAAAKAKKHILCEKPIATNIDDAKEMIDVCKENDVHLSIAYPVRYSAPIRDLKAAIDAGELGEIVAIRSTNRGQNPGGWFVDEGLAGGGAVLDHTVHMVDIMRWYMNSEAKEITAFANNYFTELDTDDAGIMTIVFDNGVVASHDASWSRFPEFPTWGDAMIEVIGTKATRKVDVFNEKLNLYGKGRKSLTHLYSGNDTDFDLIVDFLNSIQQQKQPLISGYDGLKSLEIALAAYESNNRKQAVKL; from the coding sequence ATGAACATTGGCATTATGAGCTTTGCACATATTCATGCTACGAGCTATGCGACGGCAATTCAGCGAATACCCGGCACGAAACTAACCGCTATTTATGATACTGATACTACGAGAGGTATGCATGCGAGTAAGCAATATGATGTACCATTTTTTGCAGACATGAGTGTATTTTTAGCAGAGGATATCGATGTTGTGCTTATTTGCAGTGAAAATGTGTTTCATAAAGAAATGGTAATTGCGGCGGCTAAGGCGAAAAAACATATTTTATGTGAAAAACCGATTGCTACGAATATTGATGATGCAAAAGAGATGATTGATGTATGTAAAGAAAACGATGTGCATTTATCAATTGCATATCCGGTCCGCTACAGTGCACCTATCCGAGATTTAAAGGCAGCCATTGATGCAGGGGAACTTGGAGAAATTGTTGCAATCCGCTCTACTAATCGCGGGCAAAACCCGGGCGGATGGTTTGTCGATGAGGGATTGGCAGGTGGTGGTGCGGTATTGGATCATACCGTCCATATGGTAGATATTATGCGCTGGTATATGAACAGCGAAGCAAAAGAAATTACAGCATTTGCGAATAACTATTTCACCGAACTTGATACGGATGATGCTGGAATCATGACAATTGTATTTGATAATGGAGTAGTTGCTTCACACGATGCAAGCTGGTCACGGTTCCCGGAATTTCCGACATGGGGTGATGCGATGATTGAAGTAATCGGAACGAAAGCTACTCGAAAAGTCGATGTTTTCAACGAGAAGCTTAACCTGTATGGGAAAGGCCGTAAATCGCTCACCCATTTATACAGCGGAAATGATACCGATTTTGATTTAATTGTCGATTTTCTAAATTCAATTCAGCAACAAAAGCAGCCGCTTATTTCCGGTTATGATGGATTGAAATCTTTAGAAATTGCGTTGGCAGCATATGAATCAAATAACAGAAAGCAAGCAGTAAAACTATAG
- a CDS encoding ROK family protein yields MWILSADIGGTKLALALSKQEQPEKLIKQIEVKSPQQSEELFEAIIAGFHKLLEDEEGDVIKVAVGLPGILDLQQGLVVFQQNLPWRNFPLIQRLETAFPKAQVFMETDMMTAANGEYKIRHFEKETFIYVTISTGIACCIIHEGKFLRGAGVPGEIGFSLTSAGAYFEEVCAGPGLLKKLQQHTNEEGTLQQFFERYYEKDERIVPLIQEWQQEIAQKVQSFILLIDPHVVVLGGGVMNHHPQIVDEISRLVDQYFSLPFFKHKKGRVQASLNKGNAGLIGAAML; encoded by the coding sequence ATGTGGATTTTAAGTGCTGATATCGGAGGGACAAAATTAGCACTTGCTTTATCGAAGCAAGAACAGCCGGAAAAATTAATAAAGCAAATTGAAGTAAAGAGTCCCCAGCAATCGGAGGAATTATTTGAGGCAATTATTGCGGGTTTTCATAAGCTTCTGGAAGATGAAGAGGGGGATGTTATAAAAGTTGCGGTCGGTTTACCGGGGATATTGGATTTACAACAAGGGCTTGTAGTCTTTCAGCAAAACTTGCCATGGCGTAATTTTCCGCTCATCCAAAGACTTGAAACGGCATTTCCGAAAGCTCAGGTTTTTATGGAAACAGATATGATGACAGCGGCAAATGGAGAATATAAAATCCGTCATTTTGAAAAAGAGACATTCATTTATGTCACGATCAGTACAGGAATTGCATGCTGTATTATTCATGAAGGAAAGTTTTTAAGAGGTGCTGGAGTTCCCGGAGAAATCGGTTTTTCGTTAACAAGCGCAGGTGCCTATTTTGAAGAAGTATGTGCTGGACCTGGATTATTAAAGAAGTTACAGCAACATACAAATGAAGAAGGGACATTACAGCAATTTTTTGAGCGCTACTATGAAAAGGATGAACGTATTGTTCCACTCATTCAAGAATGGCAGCAGGAAATCGCTCAGAAGGTTCAAAGTTTCATCCTATTAATAGATCCGCATGTTGTTGTGCTAGGTGGAGGAGTTATGAATCATCACCCACAAATTGTTGATGAAATTTCCCGTTTAGTTGATCAGTATTTCAGCCTGCCATTCTTTAAACATAAAAAAGGCAGAGTGCAAGCAAGCTTAAATAAAGGCAATGCAGGACTGATAGGTGCAGCGATGCTATAA
- a CDS encoding helix-turn-helix domain-containing protein, with amino-acid sequence MQLAQLFPSLKQHHTYPTAHNSATTIFYDSPNACWYEIAKSEITERDALLLKHFYHECSEQTDPWLLLLTQGVVPKPATYSSIRILQYHISNDAEQLKYAIELFFMHDAYLLEVSPTTFWIILFKDYSREELEGFIAILENDFYLHGQLFIGQMLPVSEMLPQSFSSEQKIFQAILERQHQTIYTFSECFLSLLPLHLNLSLQKYLQHSLFNNLNDEMITTITTLFSHNGNMSSAAKELHIHRNTLLYRTQRYFEETSLDLKRSDDLLLAYLAAQLNKLTKYP; translated from the coding sequence ATGCAACTTGCACAACTATTCCCTTCCCTTAAGCAACATCATACATACCCGACAGCCCACAATTCTGCAACAACGATTTTTTATGATTCACCTAATGCATGCTGGTATGAAATCGCCAAAAGTGAAATAACAGAACGGGATGCGCTATTGTTAAAGCATTTTTATCATGAATGTAGTGAGCAGACGGATCCTTGGTTACTATTATTGACTCAAGGTGTTGTTCCAAAGCCAGCTACTTACTCTTCTATTCGTATTTTACAATATCATATCAGTAATGATGCCGAACAATTAAAGTATGCTATCGAACTTTTCTTTATGCATGATGCTTATCTTCTTGAAGTTTCTCCTACTACTTTCTGGATTATTCTATTTAAAGATTATTCACGGGAAGAACTGGAAGGCTTTATTGCAATACTGGAAAATGACTTTTATTTGCATGGACAACTTTTCATAGGACAAATGCTGCCGGTTTCTGAAATGCTCCCCCAATCTTTCTCATCGGAGCAAAAAATATTTCAGGCCATTTTAGAACGGCAACATCAAACGATTTATACATTTTCTGAATGCTTCCTGTCTTTACTGCCTTTACATTTAAATCTTTCATTACAAAAATACTTGCAGCATTCACTGTTCAATAATTTAAATGATGAAATGATCACTACCATTACAACGCTTTTCTCCCATAATGGAAACATGTCATCAGCCGCAAAAGAATTGCATATACACCGCAACACGTTGTTGTATCGTACACAGCGGTATTTTGAAGAAACTTCGTTGGACTTAAAGCGCAGTGACGACCTGTTATTAGCCTATTTAGCAGCACAATTGAATAAACTTACAAAATATCCCTGA
- a CDS encoding GNAT family N-acetyltransferase, translated as MLKPVTKEAHKDIVDLWNICLPDFKLSDRLLEQNTWQSPYVLDEGSAIKELDGKIVGVVVAKVWHNTHGVSLNKEHGWIQMLLVHPDYRQQKIATELYQYAEKALLNNGIKKIQLGGDLGHLLCGVPLGEREGVAFAEKLGFKRVVESVDFTKTIAEPLSLPEKNNVQFVLLEKEEQQQLIDFMTQSFPGRWTFEAHDYFSHGGTGRDYVVVKWQGKIVGFCRINDEHSAWKGPNYNWAEQFDRLGGIGPLGVNEDYRNYGLGRAVIDAAEYYLQQRGKETFFIDWTDLIAFYEKLGYTIWKNYGIFVKQVD; from the coding sequence ATGCTAAAGCCAGTAACAAAAGAAGCTCACAAGGACATAGTAGACTTATGGAATATTTGTTTGCCTGACTTTAAGTTGTCGGATCGCTTGCTTGAACAAAATACTTGGCAATCACCTTATGTTTTAGATGAGGGAAGTGCGATAAAGGAACTAGACGGGAAAATTGTCGGAGTTGTCGTTGCAAAAGTTTGGCATAATACTCACGGCGTTTCTTTAAATAAAGAACATGGCTGGATTCAAATGCTGCTTGTGCACCCGGATTACCGTCAGCAAAAAATTGCGACAGAGCTTTATCAATATGCAGAAAAGGCCCTTCTCAATAATGGCATAAAGAAAATTCAGCTTGGCGGGGATTTAGGCCACTTATTATGCGGAGTCCCTCTTGGTGAGCGGGAAGGTGTTGCATTCGCCGAAAAGTTGGGCTTTAAAAGAGTTGTCGAAAGTGTAGATTTTACAAAAACGATAGCAGAACCATTGTCACTGCCTGAAAAAAATAATGTTCAATTTGTTTTATTAGAAAAAGAGGAACAACAGCAACTCATTGATTTTATGACCCAGTCTTTTCCCGGGCGTTGGACTTTTGAAGCACATGACTATTTCTCTCACGGAGGTACAGGAAGAGATTATGTCGTTGTGAAATGGCAAGGTAAGATTGTTGGGTTCTGTCGTATAAATGACGAACATAGTGCCTGGAAAGGGCCGAACTATAATTGGGCGGAGCAGTTTGACCGATTAGGCGGCATTGGTCCACTAGGGGTAAATGAAGACTATAGAAATTATGGCTTAGGGCGTGCGGTTATTGACGCTGCAGAATATTATTTGCAGCAACGTGGTAAAGAAACGTTCTTTATCGATTGGACAGATTTAATCGCCTTTTATGAAAAGCTTGGCTATACGATTTGGAAAAACTACGGAATTTTTGTAAAGCAGGTGGACTAA
- a CDS encoding ABC transporter ATP-binding protein — protein MLDFDHLVKRYPDGYVAVENFHLKVEPGEFLVLVGPSGCGKSTTLRMVAGLESISEGELRIEGKRVNEVEPKDRDIAMVFQNYALYPHMNVYDNMAFGLKLRKFSKDQIDKKVREAAAILGLSDLLDKKPKSLSGGQRQRVALGRAIVRDAKLFLMDEPLSNLDAKLRVQMRSEITKLHYRLNTTTIYVTHDQTEAMTMASRIVVMKDGVIQQIGTPREVYDTPENVFVGGFIGSPAMNFLRGNVVGEYFEIASEKVRIPEEKLKILKEQNYTNREIILGIRPEDIHDGNKQDSSSIVKTKVQVSELTGAEMIVYASIDDQQFVGKIHADADVAMGQELSLNFNLAKAHFFDPATEMRIR, from the coding sequence ATGTTAGATTTTGATCATCTTGTAAAACGTTATCCCGATGGCTATGTAGCTGTTGAAAATTTTCATTTAAAGGTTGAACCTGGTGAATTCCTTGTACTTGTTGGTCCTTCAGGATGCGGGAAATCTACGACATTGCGTATGGTGGCAGGACTTGAATCGATTTCCGAAGGGGAACTACGCATCGAGGGCAAACGAGTGAATGAAGTAGAACCAAAAGACCGTGATATTGCAATGGTGTTCCAAAACTATGCACTTTACCCGCATATGAATGTATATGATAATATGGCTTTCGGCTTGAAACTACGTAAATTCTCGAAAGATCAAATTGATAAAAAAGTACGCGAAGCTGCTGCAATTTTAGGATTATCGGATTTATTGGACAAGAAGCCAAAATCCCTTTCCGGTGGTCAACGCCAGCGTGTTGCATTAGGACGCGCCATTGTTCGTGATGCGAAACTGTTTTTAATGGACGAACCATTATCGAACTTGGATGCAAAACTTCGTGTACAAATGCGCTCTGAAATTACGAAACTCCATTACCGTTTAAATACGACGACGATATATGTTACACACGATCAGACGGAAGCGATGACAATGGCTTCTCGAATTGTTGTAATGAAAGATGGTGTCATTCAGCAAATCGGAACGCCGCGTGAAGTATACGATACACCTGAAAATGTATTTGTTGGCGGGTTTATTGGTTCGCCAGCTATGAACTTCCTTCGCGGGAATGTCGTAGGAGAATATTTTGAAATCGCCAGCGAAAAAGTTCGCATTCCCGAAGAAAAATTAAAAATATTAAAAGAACAAAACTATACGAACCGTGAAATTATTTTAGGTATCCGTCCTGAAGATATTCATGACGGCAATAAACAAGATTCAAGCAGTATCGTTAAAACTAAAGTGCAAGTAAGCGAATTAACCGGTGCAGAAATGATTGTTTATGCATCAATTGATGATCAGCAATTTGTAGGTAAAATACATGCAGATGCAGATGTAGCTATGGGTCAGGAGCTTTCACTTAACTTTAACTTAGCTAAAGCACACTTCTTTGATCCGGCAACTGAAATGCGTATTCGCTGA
- a CDS encoding FAD-dependent oxidoreductase — protein MWESVYYYRKKEKRQQHYKQDVLIYGATPAGITAAITLKLKGHDVRIAECSRFVGGMTTSGLGATDLGAEQAIGGLAKQFYDEIAHHYRSEKCVRFEPHVAERIFKTWLEEHEIDIQKEQFIESALIEDRQIQQIVMTDGTTYEAKQFIDASYEGDLLAHAGVEYIVGREASTVYKEIYNGVQFGTQHHKFESFIDPYIEEGNPASGLLYGISDEVVKEHNGEGDHRIQAYNFRMCLTKEQKVPFPKPNGYERNHYALLLRYIKAGHWDAMKLHTPLMNGKTDLNNYGAFSTDFIGMNYAFPDADYGIREKMYQQHVTYVAGLLYFLANDEEVPLDIREEVRQWGLAADEFTDTGNWPRQLYIREARRMLGEYVMTEHNALQRVICEQPIAIASFHMDSHNCRRVVVNGRVMNEGDIQVPVKPFMIDLRSLLPKKEHCTNLIVPVCLSASHIAYGSIRMEPVFMMLGQGAGTVASIALQEGKPVQDISYEQVKQQLIEQGQVVEWDENFIDDPLRRMEETFGGK, from the coding sequence ATGTGGGAATCGGTTTATTATTACCGTAAAAAAGAAAAGAGACAGCAGCATTACAAGCAGGATGTATTAATATACGGAGCAACACCTGCAGGCATTACAGCAGCAATCACCCTTAAATTGAAAGGGCATGATGTTCGTATTGCTGAATGCAGCCGCTTTGTCGGCGGGATGACGACAAGTGGGTTAGGGGCAACAGACTTAGGTGCTGAACAGGCGATTGGCGGTTTAGCAAAGCAATTTTATGATGAGATTGCACACCACTATCGTAGCGAAAAATGTGTACGTTTCGAGCCGCATGTAGCAGAACGTATATTTAAAACATGGTTAGAAGAACATGAGATTGATATCCAGAAGGAGCAATTTATTGAATCAGCTCTTATTGAAGACCGGCAAATTCAGCAAATCGTTATGACAGACGGTACAACCTATGAAGCGAAGCAATTTATTGATGCCAGTTATGAAGGTGACTTGCTGGCACATGCAGGGGTTGAATATATTGTAGGAAGAGAAGCAAGCACAGTTTATAAGGAAATTTATAATGGGGTGCAATTTGGTACACAGCATCACAAATTTGAAAGTTTTATCGATCCGTATATAGAAGAAGGCAATCCGGCAAGCGGACTATTGTATGGAATTTCAGATGAGGTTGTGAAAGAGCACAATGGTGAGGGTGATCATCGTATCCAAGCTTATAATTTCCGGATGTGTTTAACAAAGGAACAAAAAGTGCCGTTCCCAAAACCAAATGGATATGAGCGTAATCATTATGCACTGTTGTTACGCTATATAAAGGCAGGGCATTGGGACGCGATGAAGTTACATACCCCTTTGATGAATGGAAAAACCGATTTAAATAATTATGGGGCATTTTCGACGGATTTTATCGGAATGAATTATGCATTTCCTGATGCGGACTATGGAATAAGAGAAAAAATGTATCAGCAGCATGTGACGTATGTTGCAGGGTTACTGTACTTTTTAGCCAACGATGAAGAAGTACCGCTTGATATTCGTGAGGAAGTAAGACAATGGGGATTGGCGGCAGATGAGTTTACCGATACAGGCAATTGGCCGCGCCAGCTGTATATAAGGGAAGCAAGGAGAATGTTAGGCGAGTATGTCATGACAGAACACAATGCACTACAGCGAGTAATTTGCGAACAACCTATTGCAATCGCATCTTTTCATATGGATTCACATAATTGCCGTCGCGTCGTCGTCAATGGGCGAGTAATGAATGAAGGCGATATCCAAGTACCGGTAAAACCATTTATGATCGATTTGCGTTCGCTGTTACCGAAGAAGGAGCATTGTACAAACTTAATTGTTCCAGTATGCCTAAGTGCTTCTCATATTGCATATGGTTCAATTCGGATGGAACCGGTATTTATGATGCTCGGGCAAGGGGCCGGTACTGTAGCGTCAATTGCACTGCAGGAAGGGAAACCAGTTCAGGACATTTCATATGAACAAGTAAAACAACAGTTAATAGAACAAGGGCAAGTTGTTGAATGGGATGAAAACTTTATCGATGATCCGTTACGTCGTATGGAAGAAACGTTTGGGGGGAAATAG